One window of the Drosophila willistoni isolate 14030-0811.24 unplaced genomic scaffold, UCI_dwil_1.1 Seg809, whole genome shotgun sequence genome contains the following:
- the LOC124461999 gene encoding pheromone-processing carboxypeptidase KEX1-like: MTTMKAMRKTTNLMMTLLRTIQATLKLDDDFEYDDDAFGANAFKDGRSVGMTDDNAVKYNDKESSYDVNDDDYSEDDDNDDYNDDNENDDSEDDDDHHEGDAENHEFNDDTSNDDTDDSKTRVMKTTKMKMTLKPMMTTLKTTTTHLGQMHLRMADLWGWYGNA, encoded by the exons ATGACCACCATGAAGGCGATGCGGAAAACCACGAATTTAATGATGACACTTCTAAGGACGATACAGGCGACTCTAAAACTAGATGACGACTTTGAATACGACGACGACGCATTTGGGGCAAATGCATTTAAGGATGGCCGATCTGTGGGGATG ACAGATGACAATGCTGTTAAATACAATGATAAAGAATCATCTTACGACGTAAATGATGATGACTACTCCGAAGATGACGATAATGATGATTACAACGATGATAATGAGAATGACGATTCCGAAGATGATGACGACCACCATGAAGGCGATGCGGAAAACCACGAATTTAATGATGACACCTCTAACGACGATACAGACGACTCCAAAACTAGAGTGATGAAGACGACGAAAATGAAGATGACACTAAAGCCGATGATGACGACTttgaagacgacgacgacgcatTTGGGGCAAATGCATTTAAGGATGGCCGATCTGTGGGGATGGTATGGTAACGCT